In Alosa sapidissima isolate fAloSap1 chromosome 11, fAloSap1.pri, whole genome shotgun sequence, a single window of DNA contains:
- the rsl24d1 gene encoding probable ribosome biogenesis protein RLP24, with translation MRIEKCYFCSGPVYPGHGMMFVRNDCKVFRFCKSKCHKSFKKKRNPRKTRWTKAFRKASGKELTVDNALEFEKRRNMPVKYKRELWNKTVEAMKKVEDIKRKRQARFIINRLKKGKVLEKEMDIQEVKKNIHLIKAPHAGKAKAMEDKMVQKLQEDVEMDDD, from the exons ATGCGTATTGAAAAGTGTTATTTTTGTTCAGGACCGGTTTACCCGGGCCATGGAATGATGTTTGTTCGGAACGACTGCAAG GTGTTTAGATTTTGTAAATCAAAATGTCACAAGAGCTTTAAGAAGAAGCGCAATCCAAGAAAGACCAGGTGGACCAAAGCTTTCAGAAAAGCGTCTGGTAAAGAGTTGACAGTG GATAACGCACTGGAGTTTGAGAAGCGCAGAAATATGCCTGTGAAATATAAGAGGGAACTCTGGAACAAGACGG TGGAAGCAATGAAGAAGGTGGAAGACATCAAACGCAAACGACAGGCCCGCTTCATCATAAACAG ACTGAAGAAGGGGAAGGTGCTGGAGAAGGAAATGGATATCCAGGAAGTCAAGAAAAACATCCACCTTATCAAAGCCCCACATGCCG GAAAAGCCAAGGCAATGGAAGACAAGATGGTTCAGAAATTGCAAGAAGACGTGGAAATGGATGATGACTGA